From Nitrospirota bacterium, the proteins below share one genomic window:
- a CDS encoding ABC transporter ATP-binding protein yields the protein MALIEAHKLTKVYSFGDVDVRALDGISASIEKGEFVAIMGQSGSGKSTFMNVLGCLDTPTDGHYLLDGVDTGGLSRDALAEIRNKKLGFVFQGFNLLSRTSALENVELPMLYNGFPAHQRQERARKALKSVGLEGREGHHPNQLSGGQQQRVAIARALVNDAPIILADEPTGNLDTKTSAEIMELLVKLNQESHITVILVTHESDIAAYSKRIIRFSDGHIISDEKVGKKSA from the coding sequence ATGGCGCTGATCGAGGCACACAAGCTCACCAAGGTGTATAGTTTCGGTGATGTCGATGTTCGCGCGCTCGATGGCATCTCAGCGTCCATCGAAAAAGGCGAGTTCGTGGCCATCATGGGACAGTCAGGATCGGGTAAATCGACCTTTATGAATGTTCTCGGTTGCCTCGACACGCCCACGGACGGACACTATCTCCTGGACGGTGTCGATACCGGCGGTCTGTCGCGCGACGCGCTTGCCGAGATCAGGAACAAAAAGCTCGGGTTTGTGTTCCAGGGATTCAATCTGTTGTCACGGACGTCGGCCCTTGAAAATGTCGAACTTCCGATGCTCTACAACGGTTTCCCGGCCCACCAACGACAAGAACGTGCGCGGAAGGCTCTCAAGAGCGTGGGGCTCGAAGGACGGGAAGGCCATCACCCGAACCAGCTCTCCGGAGGCCAGCAGCAGCGGGTCGCCATTGCCCGCGCGCTCGTGAACGACGCGCCGATCATCCTCGCGGATGAACCTACCGGGAATCTTGACACGAAAACAAGCGCTGAGATCATGGAACTCTTGGTGAAGCTGAACCAGGAGTCACATATAACGGTCATACTGGTGACCCACGAGTCCGACATCGCGGCGTACAGCAAGCGGATTATCCGGTTTTCTGATGGACATATAATCAGCGATGAGAAAGTCGGTAAGAAAAGTGCCTAA
- a CDS encoding efflux RND transporter periplasmic adaptor subunit has translation MIKRNLSASQRVLNSGILIALLFGCTGNGTSYRTESATIGDIQQAITATGTVNAVTTVLVGTQVSGTIKSLFVDFNSRVTKGQLIALIDPEMFEAQAAQAKANVEKADATFRDADRTLKRNRELFAKNLIPRSDLDTAGTNFDGAKAQLGQAKAALKVADTNLRYTRIVSPVDGIVISRNVDIGQTVAASFQTPTLFTIAQDLTKMQIDTNVAESDIGVVKIEQDVEFSVDAYPDTIFKGKVWQKRQAPITVQNVVTYDVVIQVDNREMKLMPGMTANVSIIIVTKSNVLKITNAALRFRMTAPTGAAGAGNGSKTGGDGAGEKGPSVWVLENEKPRRVAITPGISDGAYTEIVSGELKEGQNIIIESFKKNKTQSQAGPRMF, from the coding sequence ATGATCAAACGAAACCTATCTGCCTCACAACGTGTTTTAAACTCAGGCATCCTTATAGCTTTATTATTCGGCTGCACAGGGAATGGGACCTCCTACAGGACCGAATCGGCAACCATCGGCGATATTCAGCAGGCCATAACGGCGACCGGGACCGTCAATGCAGTAACGACCGTTCTCGTCGGCACGCAGGTGTCCGGTACCATAAAAAGCCTCTTTGTCGATTTTAATTCGCGCGTGACAAAGGGGCAGTTGATCGCCCTGATCGATCCAGAAATGTTTGAGGCGCAGGCGGCGCAGGCAAAGGCGAATGTTGAAAAAGCAGACGCGACGTTCCGCGATGCCGACCGGACGCTTAAAAGGAACCGGGAGCTGTTTGCGAAGAATCTCATACCCCGCAGCGACCTCGACACGGCAGGGACGAACTTTGACGGCGCCAAGGCACAGTTGGGACAGGCAAAGGCCGCACTCAAGGTGGCGGACACGAACCTTCGGTACACGCGCATTGTATCGCCCGTGGACGGCATCGTGATCTCCCGGAATGTGGATATCGGCCAGACCGTTGCCGCAAGTTTTCAGACGCCCACGCTGTTTACGATCGCCCAGGATCTTACCAAGATGCAGATCGATACGAACGTTGCCGAGTCAGACATCGGCGTGGTGAAAATCGAGCAGGACGTGGAATTTTCCGTGGATGCCTATCCTGATACGATATTTAAAGGAAAGGTATGGCAGAAAAGGCAGGCCCCGATCACCGTGCAGAACGTGGTCACCTATGATGTGGTGATCCAGGTGGACAACCGCGAAATGAAGTTGATGCCCGGGATGACCGCGAATGTTTCCATTATCATCGTGACAAAGAGCAATGTCCTGAAAATCACCAATGCGGCACTCCGGTTTCGAATGACCGCGCCCACGGGAGCGGCGGGGGCCGGCAACGGTTCGAAGACGGGGGGAGATGGGGCGGGGGAAAAGGGTCCATCTGTCTGGGTGCTTGAAAATGAAAAACCGAGACGCGTCGCCATCACACCGGGCATCAGCGATGGGGCGTATACGGAGATCGTTTCCGGAGAGTTAAAAGAGGGGCAAAATATTATTATTGAATCGTTCAAAAAGAACAAGACTCAATCCCAGGCCGGACCGAGGATGTTCTAA
- a CDS encoding TolC family protein has protein sequence MALHVLFVLSMVLLQLTPARLSAAENRSSGQVATVQGAPAEGDKTAAGGVSQARPLTLNQCIEIALKNNQTIRASMYGVDVNRSRVGEARSGYYPQLSASGAYTRISPVSSPTNSFGSSVAYNQYSSGVSLNQNLLDFGKTSQQVDISKYNLESSRSDLNTTQDAVILSVKQAYYSVLQARRNRDVAADVLKQFQLHLDQAKGFYDVGTKARIDVIKAEVDLSNAKLSLINAENALKIAWVTLSNVMGTPDAPEYTIEDNLSFQQYAITLEEAKARAFENRSDLKSIISKRQAAETTISLARSGYYPVLSGFANYNWIGETTSTLDHSWNAGVLLTVPLFSGFLTVHQAAEAKSNLYILKANEESLRQQILLDVRQAYLNLHAAEASIATAELASAQAKENLDLANGRYAAGVGSPIEVSDAFATYVAAQANYTSALSNYKIAQAAIEKSMGAR, from the coding sequence ATGGCTTTGCATGTCCTGTTCGTCCTGTCAATGGTTCTGCTGCAGCTGACGCCTGCGCGTCTTTCAGCAGCAGAAAACAGATCATCCGGTCAGGTTGCAACGGTTCAGGGAGCTCCTGCCGAAGGTGATAAAACCGCGGCAGGAGGAGTATCCCAGGCCCGGCCGCTTACCCTGAACCAGTGCATCGAAATAGCGCTCAAGAACAATCAAACGATCCGTGCTTCGATGTACGGTGTCGATGTAAACCGGAGCAGAGTGGGCGAAGCTCGATCCGGCTACTACCCGCAGCTCAGCGCTTCGGGGGCATATACCAGGATCAGTCCCGTGTCTTCCCCGACGAACAGCTTCGGCAGCTCAGTGGCATACAACCAGTATTCGAGCGGAGTCTCGCTCAATCAGAACTTACTGGATTTCGGGAAGACTTCGCAGCAGGTCGATATTTCGAAATACAATCTCGAATCCTCCCGTTCAGATCTGAATACAACGCAGGATGCTGTCATCCTGAGCGTAAAGCAGGCATATTACAGCGTCTTGCAAGCCAGGAGGAACCGTGATGTTGCCGCGGATGTTCTGAAACAATTTCAACTGCACCTTGATCAGGCAAAAGGTTTTTATGATGTCGGAACAAAGGCGAGGATCGACGTCATCAAGGCGGAAGTGGACCTGAGTAACGCTAAACTGAGCCTTATCAATGCCGAGAACGCGCTTAAAATAGCCTGGGTGACCCTCAGCAATGTCATGGGGACCCCCGATGCGCCTGAGTATACCATTGAAGACAATCTCTCATTCCAGCAGTATGCGATTACCCTGGAAGAGGCAAAGGCGCGTGCCTTTGAGAACAGGTCCGATCTCAAGTCGATCATCTCAAAAAGGCAGGCTGCGGAGACCACTATCAGTTTGGCACGGTCCGGCTATTACCCGGTCTTATCCGGTTTCGCAAACTATAACTGGATAGGCGAGACAACATCAACGTTGGACCACAGCTGGAATGCCGGGGTGCTTCTGACCGTTCCCCTGTTCAGCGGATTTTTGACTGTTCATCAAGCGGCGGAGGCAAAATCAAACCTCTATATCCTGAAGGCAAACGAAGAGTCATTACGACAACAGATACTGCTCGATGTACGCCAGGCATATCTGAATCTGCACGCAGCGGAGGCCAGCATAGCAACCGCCGAACTTGCCTCCGCACAGGCCAAAGAGAACCTGGATCTCGCAAACGGCAGATACGCGGCGGGAGTAGGAAGCCCCATAGAGGTCTCGGATGCGTTCGCTACGTATGTTGCCGCGCAGGCGAACTATACCAGCGCCCTGTCTAATTACAAAATAGCCCAGGCTGCCATCGAAAAGTCCATGGGAGCGCGGTAG
- a CDS encoding efflux RND transporter periplasmic adaptor subunit: protein MKRAYLLSLLVLLTVLCITGSSCSKGKPAPPRTVPVVVGSADQKNIPLQLKVIGNVEAYNAVSIKPLVGGEVEGVYFREGQDVKKGDLLFKIDPRPYAAALRQSEAALARDLAQAKNAEEQAKRYALLVQKDYVSKDQYDQLRANADALAAAVQADKANVENSRLQLDYCSIKSPINGRAGSVMVNAGNVIKANDSAMTTINRIVPIYVTFTVPEQNLSDINKYTAMHELKVEAIIPGDEKRPARGELTFIDNEVDKTTGTLKLKGTFANADRRLWPGQFVDVILTLTTEPNRVVVPSSAVQTGQQGQYVYVIKDDMTADLRIVTPGRSYGEGTIIEKGVAVGEKVVIDGQLRLVPGAKVEIKNEKDNKAEKNDNHGDTETRSKEDLKTQMPKSK, encoded by the coding sequence ATGAAACGAGCCTATTTACTTAGCTTGCTGGTTTTACTTACAGTACTTTGTATCACCGGTTCGTCCTGTTCAAAGGGAAAACCTGCGCCTCCACGGACCGTGCCGGTGGTCGTCGGGAGCGCGGATCAGAAAAATATTCCGCTGCAGCTTAAGGTCATCGGCAATGTTGAGGCCTATAATGCCGTATCGATCAAGCCGCTGGTCGGCGGCGAAGTGGAAGGTGTGTACTTCAGGGAAGGGCAGGACGTCAAAAAAGGCGATCTTTTGTTCAAGATAGATCCGCGCCCCTATGCAGCAGCGCTCAGACAGTCGGAGGCAGCGCTCGCGCGGGACCTGGCCCAGGCAAAGAACGCGGAAGAACAGGCAAAGCGGTATGCCCTCCTTGTCCAGAAGGATTATGTTTCCAAGGACCAGTATGACCAGCTTCGGGCAAATGCCGATGCCCTTGCAGCAGCCGTCCAGGCTGACAAGGCCAATGTTGAGAACAGCAGGCTCCAACTTGATTACTGCTCGATCAAATCACCCATCAATGGCAGGGCCGGAAGCGTGATGGTCAATGCGGGCAACGTCATCAAGGCAAACGATAGCGCGATGACTACCATCAACCGGATCGTTCCGATCTATGTCACGTTCACCGTGCCTGAACAGAATCTGTCTGACATCAATAAATATACTGCCATGCACGAGCTCAAGGTTGAGGCAATCATCCCGGGTGATGAAAAGCGCCCGGCTCGCGGGGAGTTGACGTTTATTGATAATGAGGTGGACAAAACCACCGGGACGCTCAAATTGAAAGGCACCTTTGCGAACGCCGACAGGAGACTCTGGCCGGGACAGTTTGTTGATGTCATCCTCACGCTGACCACGGAGCCGAACCGGGTGGTGGTGCCGTCATCCGCAGTGCAGACAGGCCAGCAGGGACAGTATGTGTATGTGATAAAGGACGACATGACGGCCGATCTTCGCATCGTGACGCCCGGCAGGTCGTATGGGGAAGGGACCATCATCGAAAAAGGTGTCGCGGTAGGTGAGAAAGTCGTCATTGACGGACAACTCCGCCTTGTGCCGGGGGCTAAGGTGGAGATTAAGAACGAAAAGGATAACAAAGCAGAAAAAAATGATAACCACGGAGACACGGAGACACGGAGCAAGGAAGATTTAAAAACTCAAATGCCGAAGTCAAAATAA
- a CDS encoding FtsX-like permease family protein yields MNIPTVALKNLRRKLTRTWLLFAIVTVVSCTLFSATLFLKSINNALMIGTYRLGADILVVPESAKDRAQTALLSGEPTQFLMDRAILDRVRTIDGVKSATPQLFVKPTSFTCCFNVDVFLVAFDPETDFTVKPWLERNLNRKLGLNEIITGRSVPVITGDKIPFFGTTFTIAGTMEPTGMDFFDRAVFMSLDAAYLMAENSKTRSLQPIEIGRDQISTVLVQVQDDFTPDRAAIRIEHDISGVKALVSDTIISTVRKQLSGLIRAILVISFILWFIVLLIMAFAFYMIVNERRREIGILRAMGANRGHIAAIILNEAALLSATGGAAGILLGYGILFSFKNLMLHYLKLPYLFPSAPELITLTTSAFLLSIITGLIAALLPSLTVLHVEPYEAIRSSE; encoded by the coding sequence ATGAACATACCCACGGTTGCCTTGAAAAATCTCAGGAGAAAGCTCACCAGGACCTGGCTTTTGTTCGCCATTGTCACGGTGGTGTCCTGTACACTTTTTTCGGCAACGCTGTTCTTGAAGAGCATCAACAACGCCCTCATGATCGGGACCTATCGGCTTGGCGCCGACATCCTTGTGGTCCCCGAGAGCGCAAAAGATAGGGCCCAAACGGCATTGCTTTCCGGAGAGCCCACGCAATTTCTGATGGACCGGGCCATTCTCGACCGGGTAAGGACCATCGATGGCGTCAAGAGCGCAACGCCTCAGTTGTTCGTAAAACCGACCAGCTTCACCTGCTGCTTCAATGTTGATGTCTTCCTCGTGGCTTTTGATCCGGAGACCGACTTCACGGTCAAGCCCTGGCTTGAGAGGAATCTCAACCGAAAGCTCGGACTGAACGAGATCATCACCGGCAGGTCCGTTCCGGTGATCACAGGAGATAAAATACCCTTTTTCGGAACGACCTTCACGATAGCGGGGACCATGGAACCGACCGGGATGGATTTTTTCGACCGTGCGGTCTTCATGAGCCTTGATGCCGCATACCTGATGGCCGAGAATTCGAAGACCAGGTCTCTTCAACCCATTGAGATCGGCAGGGACCAGATCTCCACCGTCCTGGTGCAGGTACAAGACGATTTTACACCGGACCGCGCCGCAATCCGCATCGAACATGACATCAGCGGCGTCAAGGCGCTGGTCTCTGATACCATCATCAGCACCGTGCGGAAACAGCTTTCAGGACTTATCAGGGCTATTCTGGTCATCAGCTTTATTCTCTGGTTCATCGTCCTCCTGATCATGGCATTTGCTTTTTATATGATCGTGAATGAGCGACGAAGGGAGATCGGCATCCTGCGCGCCATGGGGGCGAACAGAGGGCATATCGCAGCAATTATTTTGAATGAGGCTGCCCTGCTCTCGGCAACAGGCGGTGCAGCGGGGATACTGCTCGGATACGGGATACTCTTCAGCTTCAAGAATCTGATGCTCCATTACCTTAAACTCCCCTATCTCTTCCCCTCCGCCCCCGAGCTGATCACCTTGACGACGAGCGCCTTCCTGTTATCCATCATAACAGGCCTCATCGCCGCGCTGCTGCCGTCGCTCACGGTTTTGCACGTGGAACCCTATGAAGCCATAAGGAGTT
- the rpmB gene encoding 50S ribosomal protein L28 — MAGTCDICGKGKLSGNKVSHANNRSKKFSKPNLQPIRAVAATGAHVRMHVCTRCIRSGKVKKVS, encoded by the coding sequence GTGGCCGGTACATGCGATATTTGCGGTAAGGGCAAGCTCAGCGGAAACAAAGTGAGTCATGCCAACAATAGATCAAAGAAATTTTCCAAGCCAAATTTACAACCGATCAGGGCAGTGGCAGCCACTGGCGCTCATGTGCGCATGCATGTCTGCACACGCTGCATTCGTTCCGGCAAAGTAAAGAAAGTAAGCTGA
- a CDS encoding efflux RND transporter permease subunit, whose translation MNISELSIRRPVMTTLVMLSILFLGIAGYRLLPVSDLPNVDFPTIQVTANVPGASPETMASAVATPLEKQFSTIAGIDSMTSTNGQGSTRITIVFDLSRNIDAAAQDVQSAIASAARQLPEDMPSPPSFRKVNPADAPVLYLALSSPTMPLSAIDDYAQTIISQRISMVSGVAQVQVYGSQKYAVRVQLNPRALASRGIGIDEVAGAVSRANVNLPTGTLEGANQAFTIQSSGQLLDAKAYRPVIVAYRGGAPVRLQELGRVIDSVENNKVAGWFKDTRAIILAIQRQPGTNTVEVVDSIKKLIPTFRRQMPASVNLEVLFDRSESIRNSVHDVQFTLVLTVCLVVLVIFLFLRNLSATVIPSLALPMSVVGTFAVMYIRDFSMDNMSLLALTLSVGFVVDDAIVMLENIIRHMEMGETVMEAALKGSKEIGFTILSMTISLVAVFIPVFFMGGIMGRLLHEFAVTIGMSILISGFVALTLIPMLASRFVRPHGKEQHGRLYQASERFFANMLLFYQRTLTSVLQHRLATMLVSGFIFSATIFLFLIMPQGFLPSEDTGQLVIVTETAQGTSFDSMKQHQQAVAAVVLKDPNVDAFMSSAGSGGASSAGNQGRLFIRLKPRSERKLHVDQVIQQLRPKLAQVPGIMAFPQNPPPVRLGGTITKSLYQFTLQSPDIDELYEYAPKLEAKMRELAILQEVTSDLQIKNPQVNVEIDRNKASALGISATQFQTALQAAYSSQQITTIYAPNNQYRVLMELEPEYQQDPDALSLLYIRSSDNQLVPLRTVSKLSQSVGPLSVNHLGQLPAVTLSFNTRPDVSLGTAVDAVNKAGRDTLPASISTSFQGTAQAFQSSMQGLGILLLAAILVIYIVLGILYESFIHPLTILSALPFAGFGAIVTLMIFGKDLNVYSYVGIILLVGLVKKNGIMMVDFALDAQRREAATPYDAILKACSIRFRPIMMTTMAALLGTLPIAIGLGAGAESRRPLGLAVVGGLLFSQTLTLYVTPVVYLYMDRLQRKLGKLGIFQIRKKAASTE comes from the coding sequence ATGAATATTTCCGAATTATCCATACGCCGTCCGGTCATGACCACTCTGGTTATGCTCTCCATCTTGTTCCTTGGCATCGCGGGGTATCGGCTCCTGCCGGTCTCCGACCTGCCGAACGTGGATTTCCCCACGATCCAGGTGACCGCGAACGTGCCTGGCGCGAGCCCCGAGACTATGGCCTCTGCCGTGGCCACGCCGCTGGAGAAACAGTTCTCGACCATCGCGGGTATCGACTCCATGACCTCGACGAACGGCCAGGGAAGCACCCGGATCACGATCGTATTCGACCTCAGCAGGAACATCGATGCCGCGGCCCAGGACGTCCAGTCGGCCATTGCTTCCGCGGCGCGCCAGCTGCCGGAGGACATGCCGAGTCCACCGTCGTTCCGAAAAGTAAATCCGGCCGACGCGCCGGTGCTCTACCTCGCCCTCAGTTCTCCCACAATGCCGCTCTCCGCAATAGACGATTACGCGCAGACCATTATTTCCCAACGTATCTCCATGGTGAGCGGTGTGGCCCAGGTGCAGGTCTACGGATCACAGAAGTACGCCGTTCGCGTTCAGCTCAATCCCCGCGCCCTGGCAAGCAGGGGAATCGGGATTGACGAGGTGGCGGGCGCGGTCTCGCGCGCGAACGTTAATCTTCCGACCGGCACGCTTGAAGGCGCGAACCAGGCGTTCACGATACAGTCGTCGGGCCAGCTCCTGGACGCAAAGGCATACCGTCCGGTCATCGTGGCATACCGCGGTGGCGCGCCCGTGCGGCTCCAGGAACTGGGCAGGGTGATAGACAGCGTCGAGAACAACAAAGTTGCGGGCTGGTTCAAGGATACGCGGGCCATCATTCTTGCGATACAACGCCAGCCCGGCACGAACACGGTCGAGGTCGTTGATTCCATCAAGAAGCTCATTCCCACGTTCCGCCGGCAGATGCCGGCCTCGGTCAACCTCGAGGTCCTGTTCGATCGTTCGGAATCCATTCGCAACTCCGTCCATGACGTTCAATTCACTCTGGTCCTGACGGTTTGTCTGGTCGTGCTCGTGATTTTTCTGTTCCTTCGGAACCTGTCGGCGACGGTTATCCCGAGCCTGGCGCTCCCCATGTCCGTGGTGGGCACCTTCGCCGTCATGTATATCCGCGACTTCAGCATGGACAACATGTCCCTCCTGGCGCTCACGCTGTCCGTCGGATTCGTGGTGGACGACGCCATCGTAATGCTCGAGAACATCATACGGCACATGGAGATGGGCGAGACCGTCATGGAGGCGGCGCTCAAAGGATCCAAGGAGATCGGTTTCACCATCCTGTCCATGACCATCTCGCTGGTGGCGGTCTTCATCCCCGTGTTCTTCATGGGCGGCATCATGGGAAGGCTCCTGCACGAATTCGCCGTCACCATCGGCATGTCCATCCTGATTTCCGGTTTTGTGGCCCTGACGCTCATACCCATGCTCGCGAGCCGCTTTGTCCGGCCTCACGGGAAGGAACAGCACGGTAGACTGTACCAGGCATCGGAGCGCTTCTTCGCCAACATGCTGCTTTTTTATCAACGGACCCTGACGTCAGTGCTCCAGCACCGTTTGGCCACGATGCTCGTCTCCGGGTTTATTTTTTCAGCAACGATATTCCTGTTCCTTATCATGCCGCAGGGCTTTCTCCCGAGTGAGGACACGGGCCAGCTGGTCATTGTCACGGAAACCGCGCAAGGCACCTCCTTTGATTCCATGAAACAGCACCAGCAGGCCGTTGCAGCTGTCGTACTCAAGGACCCGAACGTGGATGCCTTTATGTCCAGCGCAGGTTCAGGCGGCGCCAGTTCAGCCGGGAATCAGGGCCGGCTGTTCATCCGGCTGAAACCCCGCTCCGAGCGAAAGCTGCACGTGGACCAGGTGATCCAGCAGCTCAGGCCCAAGCTCGCGCAGGTCCCCGGGATCATGGCGTTTCCGCAGAACCCGCCTCCGGTGCGCCTGGGCGGGACGATCACCAAGAGCCTCTACCAGTTCACGCTCCAGAGCCCCGATATCGACGAACTCTACGAGTATGCTCCCAAGCTTGAGGCAAAGATGCGCGAATTGGCGATCCTGCAGGAAGTGACGAGCGACCTGCAGATCAAAAACCCCCAGGTGAACGTGGAGATCGACCGCAACAAAGCGTCAGCCCTCGGCATTTCCGCTACTCAGTTTCAGACGGCGCTCCAGGCCGCCTACAGCAGCCAGCAGATAACGACCATTTACGCCCCGAACAACCAGTACCGTGTCCTTATGGAACTTGAGCCGGAGTACCAGCAGGATCCGGACGCGCTCTCCCTGTTATATATCCGTTCGTCAGACAACCAGCTTGTCCCGCTCCGGACCGTGTCAAAACTTTCTCAAAGTGTGGGGCCCTTGTCCGTGAACCACCTGGGCCAGCTGCCGGCGGTCACGCTTTCATTCAACACCCGTCCCGACGTGTCTCTGGGGACCGCGGTGGATGCCGTGAACAAAGCGGGCCGGGACACGCTCCCTGCGTCGATTTCCACGAGTTTCCAAGGCACGGCGCAAGCGTTCCAGTCGTCCATGCAGGGACTGGGCATCCTGCTGTTAGCCGCGATCCTGGTGATCTATATTGTGCTCGGCATTCTGTACGAAAGCTTCATCCATCCGCTCACGATCCTGTCGGCGCTTCCCTTCGCAGGCTTCGGAGCAATCGTGACCCTCATGATCTTCGGGAAAGACCTGAACGTCTATTCCTATGTGGGAATCATCCTGCTTGTCGGGCTCGTTAAAAAGAACGGCATCATGATGGTAGACTTCGCCCTCGATGCTCAGCGCAGGGAGGCGGCAACGCCTTATGACGCCATTTTAAAAGCGTGCAGCATCCGGTTCCGGCCGATCATGATGACCACCATGGCCGCGCTTTTGGGCACCCTGCCCATCGCGATCGGACTCGGGGCCGGTGCGGAGTCTCGCCGTCCCCTTGGTCTTGCCGTTGTCGGCGGTCTTCTTTTCTCACAGACGCTGACTCTGTACGTCACCCCGGTTGTGTATCTTTACATGGACAGGTTACAACGCAAGCTTGGAAAGCTTGGCATATTCCAAATACGCAAAAAGGCCGCATCGACGGAATGA
- a CDS encoding TetR/AcrR family transcriptional regulator: protein MKKGITKKRLLDATLKLISEKGYIGATTREIAHEAGVTELTLFRHFGTKERLFEELLKNHTFLPRLKELLPELDGLSYEDSLRLIATRFLLSLKERKSMVKIMYSEVTIYPEKIKKLYNKFIDDLQLTLASYFRGLQKKGLLRNVSPEMAAKLFLGILFSYFRSEEIMRKGGMKKQKMEKNIEEFVDIFIFGTIKHD from the coding sequence ATGAAGAAGGGCATTACAAAAAAGAGGCTGCTGGACGCCACGCTGAAGCTGATCTCAGAAAAGGGCTATATCGGGGCAACCACGCGCGAGATCGCCCATGAAGCGGGGGTGACCGAGCTGACCCTCTTCAGGCACTTTGGGACCAAGGAAAGGCTTTTTGAAGAGCTTTTAAAGAACCACACCTTTCTCCCGAGATTGAAGGAACTCTTGCCGGAACTGGACGGTCTCTCCTATGAGGACTCGCTCAGGCTGATCGCAACGAGATTCCTGCTGTCGCTGAAAGAGCGCAAGTCGATGGTCAAAATCATGTACTCGGAAGTAACGATCTATCCTGAGAAGATCAAAAAACTCTATAACAAGTTCATCGATGACCTCCAATTGACCCTTGCATCATACTTCAGGGGGCTGCAGAAAAAAGGTCTTCTGAGAAACGTATCTCCGGAAATGGCGGCCAAGCTCTTTCTGGGGATCCTGTTCTCGTATTTTCGATCCGAGGAGATCATGCGAAAAGGCGGCATGAAAAAACAAAAAATGGAAAAGAATATCGAGGAATTTGTTGATATATTCATATTCGGCACAATAAAACATGATTAA
- a CDS encoding ABC transporter permease: MINIPSTFKISFRALRVNKMRSALTMLGIIIGVGAVIAMVAIGTGASRKIAEQMASMGSNLLIVIPGAMTSGGVRMGAGTQSTLTLGDAEAIQKECPAVSDVAPNLNGVAQVVFGHLNWSTGIIGTTPSYLIVRDWSMTAGRSFSAQDVKSATKVCLLGQIVVDNLFGEQNPVGQTIRIMNVPFTVVGILSPKGQDARGHDQDDAVLVPVTTAQKKLFGTQFPGMVRNITVKAMSAEVLSDAERQITALLKQRHRIGPKQDNDFTVRNLTQMMEAREESSKVMTLLLAAIASVSLLVGGIGIMNIMLVSVTERTREIGIRMAIGARTWDIRLQFIIEALTLSLIGGIIGIIAGVSTAMILSSVSGWPTVVSVPSILLAFSFSGFIGIFFGFYPAYKASLLNPIDALRYE; this comes from the coding sequence ATGATCAACATTCCTTCCACCTTCAAGATATCCTTTCGCGCACTCAGAGTGAACAAGATGCGCTCGGCCCTCACCATGCTCGGGATCATCATCGGCGTGGGCGCCGTGATCGCCATGGTGGCCATCGGCACCGGCGCAAGCAGGAAGATCGCAGAACAGATGGCAAGCATGGGAAGCAATCTTCTTATCGTTATACCGGGGGCCATGACTTCGGGAGGGGTCCGGATGGGCGCCGGAACGCAGTCAACACTTACGCTGGGCGACGCCGAGGCTATCCAGAAGGAATGTCCCGCGGTTTCCGATGTTGCTCCCAATCTCAATGGAGTGGCCCAGGTCGTCTTTGGACATCTCAACTGGTCGACCGGCATTATCGGTACGACTCCGTCATACCTTATCGTTCGAGACTGGTCGATGACCGCCGGCAGGTCCTTTAGCGCGCAGGACGTGAAGAGCGCCACAAAGGTTTGCCTGCTCGGGCAGATCGTGGTGGACAACCTGTTCGGCGAACAGAATCCGGTCGGCCAGACGATCAGGATCATGAATGTTCCTTTTACGGTGGTCGGGATACTGAGCCCGAAGGGGCAGGACGCAAGGGGACACGATCAGGACGATGCGGTCCTTGTTCCCGTGACTACGGCGCAGAAGAAATTGTTCGGGACCCAGTTTCCCGGCATGGTTCGTAACATAACGGTCAAGGCAATGAGCGCCGAAGTTCTCAGTGACGCGGAGAGGCAGATCACCGCATTGCTGAAGCAGCGTCATCGCATTGGGCCGAAGCAGGACAATGATTTCACCGTACGGAACCTTACCCAGATGATGGAGGCGCGCGAAGAGTCCTCAAAGGTGATGACCCTGCTGCTTGCCGCGATCGCGTCAGTCTCGCTCCTTGTCGGGGGGATCGGGATCATGAACATCATGCTCGTGTCCGTGACCGAGCGGACGCGCGAGATCGGCATCCGCATGGCCATCGGAGCCAGGACGTGGGACATCCGTCTTCAGTTCATCATCGAGGCGCTGACCCTGTCCCTGATCGGCGGAATCATCGGCATCATCGCAGGGGTCTCCACGGCAATGATACTCTCATCCGTCTCCGGATGGCCCACGGTCGTGTCGGTGCCTTCCATCCTGCTTGCATTCAGTTTTTCCGGCTTCATTGGGATCTTCTTCGGCTTCTATCCCGCGTACAAGGCATCGCTTCTGAACCCGATCGATGCGCTGAGGTACGAGTAG